Part of the Haloarcula laminariae genome is shown below.
TTTCTGTTCATGCTGGTCGCGCTGTTGGAGGCCTATCAGTACTTCGCCAACGGCGGCGGTCGGCGGGCCCTGGCGACCGCGACGCTGGGCTGGGGACTCGTCGTGTTGACCCATCCCGTCCACGCCGCGGCAGCGGGGGCGGGCGTCGCCGCCGCCTGGCTCGTCTGGGACCGCACGCCGCGGGGGCTCGCGGTCGGCGCGGGCGTCGCCGTCGGCGGGCTCGCCATCGCAAGCCCGTGGTGGCTCACCGTCGTCTCGAACCACGGCCCGGGCATCTTCTTCAACGGCGCGGGGTCGCACGGCTCGATGAACCACAGTCTCTCCGACCTGCAGGCGCTGGCGAGCTGGTTCCTGGACGGCGGCTACGTCATGAACTGGCCCGCCGTCTTCGCGGTGCTCGGTACCGTCGTGACGGTGGCCCGGGGGGACTGGGAACAGCCCGCCTGGCTCGCCGTCCCCGTCGTCCTCCTGGTACCGCCCCACGACCGTCTCGGGATACTCTTCATCGCGCCGCTGGGCGCGGTGGGGCTCGCGTTCACCTACTCGCTGCTCACGGCCCTCGATGTCGACCGGCTGGACCTGCCCGACTGGGACGGCGCTGTCCCGGACCGTCTGACCCAGCGGTTCGACCTGCCGGACCTGTCCGCCCAGCAGGTGGTCGCAATCGCGTTCGTCGTCGTCCTCGTCGGCCCGTTCGTGGGCCAGAACATGGTCGCGGCGTCGAGCACGAACCCGGACAGCCCGTTGCCGGTGTACGCCGACTCGGACGACCGGACGGCGATGGAGTGGATAGAGAACGAGACCGCTCAGGACACCCGGGTCGCCGTCGTCGGCGGGGCGAGCGAGTGGTTCCCGTATCTGGCGAACCGCACGTCCGTCATCGTGAAGTACGGGACCGAATGGTCGGGCGGTGAGACGTTCGACAGGCACGAGTCCGCCCAGAACCGGCTCACGAGGTGCTGGAACGCGTCGTGCGTGAACGCGACGCTCGGCGAGTACGGGTTCGCCTCGGAGGTCGATTACGTCTACGTCCCCCGAGGGTGGTTCGTCTCCGGCCGGGGCGGAGCGACGATTTCACCGGCGCTCCACGAGTCGATGCGGACCAGCGACCGGTTCACCCGGGTGTACCGTAACAGCGGCGTCGGCGTCTACGAGTACAACCGCACGCGGCGGTGAGGACGCCGGCCGCGGCGGTGATCTCACCTTCGCTCAGCCGTCTACCGGGCCCACGACAGTAGCGAAGAGCCGGTACGCTCACAGTGGTGTCGGTATCCCCCCGCGCTCGCTGCGGGCCGAAAACCTACCACCCCCGACGCCGAAGGGCCGCCAATGCACGCAGGGGACATCGCCAGTCGACTCGACGAGACACTCGACACCGAGGCCTACGCCGACATCGACGCCAGCCCAAACGGGCTCCAGGTCGGGCCCGCCGACCGTGAGGTCGAGACTGTCGCGGTCGCCGTCGACGCCGCCGCCGAGACCGCCGCGCGGGCCAGCGAGGCCGGCGCGGACCTCCTCGTGGCCCACCACGGCATCGTCTGGGGGAGCATCGAGCGCGTGACCGACAGCAACTACCGGCGCATCGCGCCGCTGATAGAGAACGACATCGCGCTGTACGTCGCCCATCTCCCGCTGGACGGCCACCAGCGACTGGGCAACGCCGCCGGGCTCGCGGACCTGCTGGACCTGGTGAACCGGGCGCCGTTCGGGGCGATGGGCGGGGAGTATATCGGCCAGCGGGGCCGTCTGACCGAGGCGACGCCGCTGTCGGCGCTCGCCGACCGGCTCGACGCCGACCTCGACACCGGCGGACAGCCGGTCCAGACGCTGGACTTTGGCCCCGAGACCGTCGAGGACGTCGCCATCGTCACCGGGAGCGGCGCCGACTGGCTCGACGAGGCCGTCGACGTCGGTGCGGACGTGCTCGTCACCGGCGAGGGGAAACAGCAGGTCTACCACGAGGCCCGGGAGGCCGGCATCAACGTCGTCCTCGCGGGCCATTACGCCACCGAGACGTTCGGCGTGGAGGCCCTGGGGGAACTGCTCGAAGACTGGGGGCCGGAGACGACCTACATCGACTGTCCGACCGGGCTGTGACGGGCGATATCGAGCACGCGGCCGTCGAGACCGACGCGGAGGTCGTCGCCTGGTCCCGGGACTACTGCCGCGGGGTCCGCCGCCAGCGGGGCGTCGACGTGCGCTTCGACCTCGTCGAGTGGGACGTTTCCCATCGGGCCAAGCGCCGAGCGGCGGCAGTCAAGCGGCCGAAACTGCCCGACGCGACGGTGGGCGAGCGCTACGACTGGGACGCCCTCGACGGGGCCGACGGGCGCCCGCTGCCGTGTACGCTCTCGTTGACCCGCGAGGCGTTCGACGCCTTCGACCGGGCCGAGTGGGCGGCGACGCTGCGCCACGAACTGATACACGTCGAGCAGTACCAGCGCGACGGGACGACCGACCACGGCGCGGCCTTCCGCGAGCGAGCGGCCGAGCTGGACACCGACGTTCACTGCCCGGTCTTCGCGGACGCGAAGTACGAGCTCGCTTGCGAGGCGTGTGGCGGGCTGGTCGCCCGACGCTACCGGGAGTGTAAGCTGGTCCGACAGCGCGACCGCTACCGCTCTGACTGCTGTGGGGCGCCGCTGGTACTCTCCTGAACCGTCACCGCTTGTGGATAGCGTAGCCGGTCACGCTCAGCCCGAGGCTGGAGACGCCGGCGACCGACGCGAACACCGGGGCCCAGGTGGACGGCAGGAGGACGAATCCGGCGAGACCGGTAAGGAGGGCCAGGCCGAACACGGTGACCATTGCGAGCAATGCGTTTTCCACGTTAGAACTAACTGGTATTCGTTTGATAAGTATTTCGGCCAGTCGCCGGACGGGTCGCTGCGGACGGACCCGGTCACGAGCGACGCGTCGCCGCGGCGAGCGCGAGGGCGGCGACCCCGGCGGCCACAGCGGCGACCGCGAACACGCCGCGGACGCCGACGAGGGGGACCAGCGGGCCGAACAGGAGCGGCGAGAGGAACTGTCCGGTGTAGCCGAAGGAGGCGACGTAGGCGCTGAACTGCCCCTGTCGGTCCGGCGGAGCGAACTGCTCGACCCAGGCGAACGTCGACGGGAACACCAGCCCGACGCCGAGTCCGAAGAGGACGACCGGTACCATCGCGGTCACTGCGGTCCCGACCACCGTCGCCGCCCCGAAGCCGAGCACCCAGAGCAGGAAGGCGACGCCGACGAGCGTGGCTCGCCCGGCGCGGTTCAGGAGCCGGTCGTACACTGCCGCAGAGACGCCGCCGGCGGTGCCGTTGGCGGCCAGATAGAGGCTGATAGCCAGCGAGGAGCTGACGCCCACCTCCGGGAGGAACTGCGGGTAAAACACCACGATGGCATAGAGCAGCGCGTTCGCGCCGAAGTAGAGCAGATACACCGGCAGGAGCGCCGGCTGCCGGCGGAAGACCGCAAGCGTCGCCCGGACCCGGGCGGGGAGGGCGGCCGACGCGTCCGACCCGTCGCCGTCGGCCGCGCCGTCGCGCGTCTCCGGTATCGTCAGGACCGCCACCAGCCCGAGCGGGACGGCGACGAAGTAGACGCCGAAGGGGAGGTTCCAGGCCACCGCGCCGGCCGCGCCGCCGACGAGGGGCCACACCGCGGCCCCGGCGCTGTTGGCGCCGCTGCGGTACCCCAGCGCCCGCTCCATCGACTGGCCCTCGTACAGCTCGTAGATGAGGACCGTAATCGCGGTGTACACCGCCGCCGTTCCGATACCGAGGACGACCCGCGAGAGCAGGAGCGGGACGAAGCTGTCGATGACCAGCCCCGCGCCCCCGCCGACGCCGTAGACGAAGAGGCCCGCGACGAAGGGCCGGCGGGGTCCGACCCGGTCGACGAGCGAGCCCATCAGCGGGCTCGCGAGCACGATGACCCCGCCGTGGGCCGTAATGATGAGCCCCGCGGCGGTCCCCGAGACGCCGAGTTCGTCCTGTATCCGCGGGACGACCGGTCCGAGTATCGCGCCAGCCATCACCGTCAGCGTCGCCGCCGCGACGATGACCCAGAGGGACCGTCGCCGGCTCGTCGAGATGGACACACCGGCCCCCTCGTGAGCCACGGTGTCGACGGTTTCGGTTCCGTTCCGAAACCACGCCGTTGAAGCCCGCCGCCCGACCACACAGTGCCAATGAGCGACCACGAGGACCGAGAGACGTTCTGTCACGACCCCATCGGCCACGCCGAGGCGCGCGCGGGGATGACCGTCGGCGAACTGGCGGACAGCTACGGTGGGGCCGGCATCGGCGCGGCCGACATCCACGAGGCCGTCGACATCTACGCCGAGATGCTCTCCGACGACGTGACGACCTTCGTCGGGCTGGCCGGCGCGATGGTCCCCACAGGGATGCGCGCTATCATCTCCGAACTCATCCGGGACGGCCACGTCGACGTGCTGGTCACGACCGGCGCGAACTGCACCCACGACACCATCGAGGCCATCGGCGGCAAACACCACCACGGCGAGGTCACGGCGGAGGGCCACACCGAGCGCGAACACGACGAGACGCTCCGGGACGAGGGCGTCGACCGCATCTACAACGTCTACCTCCCCCAGGAGCACTTCGCGCTGTTCGAGAACCACCTCCGCGAGGAGGTCTTCACCGTCCTCGAAGACGAGGGCGCGGTCTCGATTCAGCGGATGACCGAGGAGCTGGGCCGGGCCAACAGCGAGGTCAACGAGCGCGACGACGTGGCCGAGGACGCCGGCGTCCTGGCCGCCGCCTACGAGAACGACGTGCCGGTGTACTGCCCCGCCTTCCAGGACTCCGTCCTGGGGCTGCAGGCCTGGATGTACTCCCAGACGAGCGACTTCACCGTCGACGCGCTCGCGGACATGACCTCGATCACGGACATCGCCTACGAGGCCGACAGCGCCGGCGCGCTCGTGGT
Proteins encoded:
- a CDS encoding Nif3-like dinuclear metal center hexameric protein, which codes for MHAGDIASRLDETLDTEAYADIDASPNGLQVGPADREVETVAVAVDAAAETAARASEAGADLLVAHHGIVWGSIERVTDSNYRRIAPLIENDIALYVAHLPLDGHQRLGNAAGLADLLDLVNRAPFGAMGGEYIGQRGRLTEATPLSALADRLDADLDTGGQPVQTLDFGPETVEDVAIVTGSGADWLDEAVDVGADVLVTGEGKQQVYHEAREAGINVVLAGHYATETFGVEALGELLEDWGPETTYIDCPTGL
- a CDS encoding transcription elongation protein SprT: MTGDIEHAAVETDAEVVAWSRDYCRGVRRQRGVDVRFDLVEWDVSHRAKRRAAAVKRPKLPDATVGERYDWDALDGADGRPLPCTLSLTREAFDAFDRAEWAATLRHELIHVEQYQRDGTTDHGAAFRERAAELDTDVHCPVFADAKYELACEACGGLVARRYRECKLVRQRDRYRSDCCGAPLVLS
- a CDS encoding MFS transporter, producing the protein MSISTSRRRSLWVIVAAATLTVMAGAILGPVVPRIQDELGVSGTAAGLIITAHGGVIVLASPLMGSLVDRVGPRRPFVAGLFVYGVGGGAGLVIDSFVPLLLSRVVLGIGTAAVYTAITVLIYELYEGQSMERALGYRSGANSAGAAVWPLVGGAAGAVAWNLPFGVYFVAVPLGLVAVLTIPETRDGAADGDGSDASAALPARVRATLAVFRRQPALLPVYLLYFGANALLYAIVVFYPQFLPEVGVSSSLAISLYLAANGTAGGVSAAVYDRLLNRAGRATLVGVAFLLWVLGFGAATVVGTAVTAMVPVVLFGLGVGLVFPSTFAWVEQFAPPDRQGQFSAYVASFGYTGQFLSPLLFGPLVPLVGVRGVFAVAAVAAGVAALALAAATRRS
- a CDS encoding deoxyhypusine synthase, which translates into the protein MSDHEDRETFCHDPIGHAEARAGMTVGELADSYGGAGIGAADIHEAVDIYAEMLSDDVTTFVGLAGAMVPTGMRAIISELIRDGHVDVLVTTGANCTHDTIEAIGGKHHHGEVTAEGHTEREHDETLRDEGVDRIYNVYLPQEHFALFENHLREEVFTVLEDEGAVSIQRMTEELGRANSEVNERDDVAEDAGVLAAAYENDVPVYCPAFQDSVLGLQAWMYSQTSDFTVDALADMTSITDIAYEADSAGALVVGGGVPKNYVLQTMLVSPDAYDYAVQLTMDPANTGGLSGATLDEARSWGKLEKDARNVSVYADATITLPLVVAAARERIGE